In Leopardus geoffroyi isolate Oge1 chromosome D1, O.geoffroyi_Oge1_pat1.0, whole genome shotgun sequence, a single window of DNA contains:
- the LOC123602416 gene encoding olfactory receptor 52B4-like, whose product MATPNHTGASHSLFILRGIPGLEDQHIWISLPFFISYLVAVLGNSLLVFIIITERSLHEPMYFFLCMLAVADLILSTTTVPKALAIFWFHAGEISLDGCVTQIFFIHATFIAESGILLAMAFDRYVAICDPLRYTTLLSHAVIIKVGLAVVLRSFSVILPDVFLVKRLPFCHSNVLPHTYCEHMAVAKFACADIRVNVWYGLSVLLSTVMPDALLILVSYTLILNAVFHLPSRGARQKALGTCGSHLGVISMFYLPGIFTVITQRFGHHVPLHTHILLANICTLAPPMLNPIIYGVKTRQIRECVVSTLSSQ is encoded by the coding sequence ATGGCAACCCCTAACCACACTGGTGCCAGCCACTCACTTTTCATTCTGCGGGGCATCCCTGGCCTGGAAGACCAGCACATATggatttctcttcccttctttatttcctaCCTGGTTGCTGTCCTTGGGAATAGCCTCCTTGTCTTCATCATCATTACTGAACGCAGCCTCCATGAACCCATGTACTTCTTTCTCTGCATGCTAGCTGTGGCTGACCTCATCCTGTCCACTACCACTGTGCCCAAAGCCCTGGCCATATTCTGGTTTCATGCTGGGGAGATCTCCCTTGATGGCTGCGTCACTCAAATCTTCTTCATCCATGCCACCTTCATTGCTGAATCAGGGATTCTGTTGGCCATGGCAtttgaccgctatgtggccatctgtgaCCCACTGCGATATACTACACTGCTCAGTCATGCAGTAATCATAAAGGTTGGTCTGGCTGTGGTCCTGAGAAGCTTCTCTGTGATACTCCCAGATGTGTTCCTGGTGAAGAGACTGCCTTTCTGCCATAGCAATGTGTTACCACATACCTACTGTGAGCACATGGCTGTTGCCAAGTTTGCTTGTGCTGATATTCGTGTCAATGTCTGGTATGGCTTGTCTGTTCTTCTCTCTACTGTAATGCCAGATGCCTTGCTCATCTTGGTTTCGTATACCCTCATCCTCAATGCAGTCTTCCACCTCCCTTCCCGAGGAGCTCGGCAAAAGGCTCTAGGCACATGTGGCTCCCACCTTGGGGTCATTTCCATGTTCTATTTGCCTGGCATTTTTACTGTAATTACCCAGCGGTTTGGGCATCATGTTCCCCTCCATACTCACATTCTGCTGGCCAATATCTGCACATTAGCCCCTCCCATGCTGAACCCTATCATTTATGGGGTCAAGACCAGGCAGATTCGAGAGTGTGTGGTCAGTACTCTGTCTTCACAGTAG
- the TRIM21 gene encoding E3 ubiquitin-protein ligase TRIM21: protein MASAAPLAMMWEEVTCPICLDPVVEPVSIECGHSFCHDCISQVGKDGGGVCPVCQHIFLLRNVRPNWPLANVVDNLKQIGQSAKEGMQRERCEVHGEKLHLFCEEDGKILCWVCSQSQNHRNHHMVPIEEAAQEYKEKLQVALGNLRKGQRLAEELEVDIAMKRAAWKSQVETHKLRIHTEFVQQQNFLAAEEQRQLQKLETEEKEQLRILGEREATLAQKSQALQELVVELEKRSRGSALELLQEVKSVLGRSECWNLKNLDITPPDLRSVCLVPGLKRMLRTYGVHITLDPYTANPWLILSEDRRQVRLGGSRQELPENEGRFDTYPMVLGAQFFDSGKVYWEVDVTGKEAWDLGVCRDSVRRKGHFLLSPQNGFWTIWLWNKQKYEAGTSPQTPLHLRVPPCQVGIFLDYEASTVSFYNITDHGSLIYTFSECAFAGPLRPFFSTGFNDEGSNSAPLVLRPLGVGW, encoded by the exons ATGGCCTCAGCAGCGCCCCTGGCGATGATGTGGGAGGAGGTCACTTGCCCTATCTGCCTGGATCCTGTCGTGGAGCCTGTGAGCATTGAATGTGGCCACAGCTTCTGCCACGACTGCATCTCTCAGGTCGGAAAAGATGGGGGCGGCGTCTGCCCTGTGTGTCAGCACATCTTCTTGCTCCGGAACGTCAGGCCCAACTGGCCTCTGGCCAACGTGGTGGACAACCTTAAACAAATTGGCCAGAGTGCCAAGGAGGGCATGCAGCGGGAGCGGTGCGAGGTGCACGGAGAGAAACTGCACCTGTTCTGCGAGGAAGATGGGAAGATCCTTTGCTGGGTGTGTTCCCAGTCCCAGAACCACCGTAACCACCACATGGTCCCTATTGAGGAGGCTGCTCAGGAGTACAAG GAGAAGCTCCAGGTGGCATTAGGGAACCTGAGAAAAGGACAACGGTTGGCGGAGGAGTTGGAAGTGGATATTGCAATGAAGAGAGCAGCCTGGAAG AGTCAGGTTGAGACACACAAACTGCGGATTCACACAGAGTTTGTGCAGCAGCAGAACTTCCTGGCtgcagaggaacagagacagcTACAGAAGCTGGAGACGGAGGAGAAGGAGCAGCTGAGAATCCTGGGCGAGAGGGAGGCCACGCTGGCCCAGAAGAGCCAGGCCCTGCAGGAGCTGGTCGTGGAGCTGGAGAAGAGGAGCAGGGGCTCAGCCCTGGAGCTGCTGCAG GAGGTGAAAAGTGTCCTGGGAAG GAGTGAGTGTTGGAACCTGAAGAATCTGGACATCACCCCTCCAGACCTGAGGAGTGTGTGCCTCGTGCCAGGGCTGAAAAGGATGCTGAGGACTTACGGAG TACACATCACTCTGGATCCATACACAGCCAATCCGTGGCTCATCCTGTCAGAGGATCGGAGACAAGTGAGGCTTGGAGGCAGCCGGCAGGAACTGCCTGAAAATGAGGGCAGATTTGACACTTATCCCATGGTCCTGGGTGCCCAGTTCTTTGACTCTGGAAAGGTTTACTGGGAGGTAGATGTGACAGGAAAGGAGGCCTGGGACCTGGGTGTTTGTAGAGACTCTGTGCGGAGGAAAGGGCATTTTTTGCTCAGCCCCCAAAATGGCTTCTGGACAATTTGGCTgtggaacaaacaaaaatatgaggCTGGCACCAGCCCCCAGACTCCCCTCCACCTTCGGGTGCCTCCGTGCCAAGTTGGGATCTTCCTTGACTATGAGGCCAGCACTGTCTCCTTCTACAACATCACTGACCACGGCTCCCTCATCTACACTTTCTCCGAATGTGCCTTCGCTGGACCTCTGCGGCCCTTCTTCAGTACTGGTTTTAATGATGAAGGAAGTAACTCAGCCCCTCTTGTCCTCCGTCCATTGGGGGTGGGTTGGTAG